From the Colletotrichum lupini chromosome 10, complete sequence genome, one window contains:
- a CDS encoding glycosyl transferase group 1, translated as MSLIPLVLSVIAGICTTLVAALGINFLTKLLPTRYHAAENPKDDHIQILVLGDIGRSPRMQYHAMSIMKHGGRVDLVGYKETARHPDLVGNERVALYPLPPLPTVFKWNTLPFLINKPAKVVWQAYSIFYVLAYTAPPARWIVIQNPPSIPTLHLALLVSLLRGSHLLIDWHNYGWSIMATGRSQKNPLVWLYKKYEMYFGRVVPTANLTVTDAMARQLKEKPYSNKKPIFTLHDRPAEVFQPIASTKARQDFLSHLKETKDVADSIIAGTTRLIVSSTSWTPDEDFGLLLDALVAYAHPEEAVTETGVGRPPILAIITGKGPQKAEYEEKIKNLRLEGKLPGITILTAWLSTREYATLLSCADLGVCLHKSSSGVDLPMKVVDMFGSGLPVAAYSAYESFGELIKEGENGCGFETATELADVLIRLLSESGKDELKTLKAGAIKEGSLRWDEEWDRVVGRIVGVIDS; from the exons ATGTCGTTGATACCTCTCGTGTTATCCGTCATCGCTGGCATCTGCACCACTCTTGTCGCTGCTCTCGGCATCAACTTTCTCACAAAGCTGCTGCCCACTCGCTACCATGCGGCTGAGAACCCCAAGGATGACCACATCCAGATCCTGGTCCTCGGCGATATAGGCCGGAGCCCTCGCATGCAGTACCATGCCATGAGTATCATGAAGCACGGCGGTAGAGTTGATCTCGTTGGTTACAAGGAGACTGCCCGCCATCCGGATCTCGTTGGCAATGAAAGAGTGGCTTTGTACCCATTGCCACCTCTTCCTACCGTCTTCAAATGGAACACCCTGCCGTTTCTCATCAATAAACCGGCCAAAGTTGTCTGGCAAGCCTATTCCATCTTCTACGTTTTGGCATATACTGCACCCCCAGCTCGATGGATTGTCATTCAG AACCCTCCTTCTATCCCGACGCTGCATCTGGCTTTGCTCGTGTCCCTCCTGAGAGGAAGCCACCTGCTAATTGACTGGCACAACTATGGCTGGTCCATCATGGCCACCGGCCGCAGCCAGAAGAACCCTCTGGTATGGCTCTACAAGAAGTATGAGATGTACTTTGGAAGGGTAGTCCCCACGGCCAACCTCACCGTCACCGACGCCATGGCACGGCAGCTCAAGGAGAAGCCGTATAGCAACAAGAAGCCCATCTTCACCCTGCACGATCGGCCAGCCGAAGTGTTCCAGCCCATCGCATCGACCAAAGCCCGGCAAGATTTTCTCTCGCATCTTAAGGAGACCAAGGACGTTGCCGACAGTATCATCGCCGGGACCACTCGTCTCATTGTCAGTAGCACATCATGGACCCCCGACGAGGATTTCGGCCTGCTGCTGGACGCCTTGGTGGCCTACGCGCACCCCGAAGAGGCCGTCACAGAGACCGGCGTTGGCCGACCTCCGATACTGGCCATCATCACCGGCAAGGGCCCTCAGAAGGCCGAGTACGAGGAGAAGATCAAGAACCTCCGCCTGGAGGGTAAGCTCCCCGGCATCACCATCTTGACTGCGTGGCTATCAACCCGCGAGTACGCCACGCTGCTCTCATGCGCCGACCTCGGTGTCTGCCTCCACAAATCCAGCTCTGGTGTTGACTTACCTATGAAGGTGGTTGACATGTTTGGTTCGGGGCTACCTGTAGCTGCCTACTCGGCATATGAGAGCTTCGGCGAGCTGATCAAGGAGGGTGAGAATGGGTGCGGATTTGAGACGGCTACTGAGCTGGCCGACGTTCTGATCAGGCTTCTAAGTGAGAGCGGCAAGGACGAGCTGAAGACCTTGAAGGCGGGAGCCATCAAGGAGGGAAGCTTACGCTGGGATGAGGAGTGGGATCGCGTCGTTGGGCGGATCGTGGGTGTAATTGATAGCTGA
- a CDS encoding phosphoglycerate mutase, with translation MGRPPAYIFVVRHGARLDAADKKWHLTSPTPYDPPLTYGGWQQAKALGIRIGNILRQAEAEVNADSKFSNGRNGSVDSQKRRRKFKVVLHSSPFLRCVQTSVAISAGLAQAPPPGTPSYSMPSPSANPSASPFVLPASVAEEVDPLSNDANGTKPEQAKKKLIKKSTLRLDAFLGEWLSPEYFEMITPPPGSAMMLAGAKADLLRRENIHAHNHIQEHSHHHANSVGQAQSQLWNSPKFRAAPAPAPERSGSSDSNSPSILGLENVSAVAGALPRSRAGSTASTSSQRVRFTLPEPANPNDGYVAPSPHYAISPNHTIPDGYVAHARDACVSVDYQWDSMREPLDWGDGGKYGEEWTAMHHRFRKGIQKLVDWYTTAERPAEMVTKVVKTSQNGDTECAIDDEEDDDVEPVVILVSHGAGCNALIGAITHQPVLMDVAMASLTVAARKPGRDSEPSGLDTPMSEPDVDPMSGTKGIIPVHHYYDLKLFANTEHLRQPVSATHNLSRAPSTASNHSQNGQSYSRGRISTVGSTTYTPTPITFNPDSFDFGSRSNSANANLGSMRRVSNNTYSLPRTPALNTTGITVGSGATNFTKPSPTLSVGLWSPITPKKETEEEEDEEDDIFPDFDHRKKLAALSKPGQEIVKPPTPERKEPQLGGPAKVPLRLQEISRPTSSDGTDEENKIPQLGTFASGGLWGAPRPLGETEIMRDMTTSKRRWTVNERG, from the exons ATGGGGCGCCCACCGGCGTACATTTTCGTCGTCAG GCATGGCGCACGTCTCGACGCCGCCGACAAGAAGTGGCATCTCACGTCCCCGACACCTTACGACCCTCCTCTGACCTACGGCGGCTGGCAGCAAGCCAAAGCACTCGGCATACGCATTGGAAACATACTGAGACAGGCCGAAGCAGAGGTCAATGCCGATTCCAAGTTCTCCAACGGCCGCAATGGCTCTGTCGACTCGCAAAAGAGGCGCCGCAAGTTCAAGGTTGTCCTCCATAGCTCCCCGTTCTTGCGATGCGTCCAAACCTCCGTCGCCATCAGCGCGGGCCTGGCCCAGGCGCCTCCGCCCGGTACGCCCTCGTACTCGATGCCCTCGCCCAGCGCGAACCCTTCAGCCTCACCCTTTGTTCTCCCAGCGTCCGTAGCTGAGGAAGTCGATCCCCTCTCGAACGACGCGAACGGTACCAAGCCCGAGCAGGCCAAGAAGAAGCTGATCAAGAAATCGACGTTGCGCCTGGATGCCTTCTTGGGGGAGTGGCTGTCCCCGGAATACTTTGAAATGATTACGCCGCCTCCGGGTTCCGCGATGATGCTGGCTGGAGCAAAGGCCGATCTGCTCAGACGGGAGAACATTCACGCCCACAACCACATCCAAGAGCACTCCCATCACCACGCAAATTCCGTCGGCCAAGCCCAGAGTCAGTTGTGGAACAGCCCAAAGTTCAGAGCTGCCCCCGCTCCCGCCCCCGAAAGGTCTGGATCTTCGGACTCCAACTCACCTTCCATCCTGGGTCTCGAAAACGTATCTGCCGTGGCTGGTGCTCTGCCGCGGAGTCGGGCTGGCAGTACGGCTAGCACCTCAAGCCAGCGCGTTCGTTTCACACTGCCAGAGCCCGCGAACCCAAATGACGGATATGTCGCCCCCAGTCCCCACTACGCTATTTCACCAAACCACACCATCCCCGACGGCTATGTTGCGCACGCGCGAGATGCTTGCGTGTCAGTAGATTACCAATGGGATTCGATGCGGGAGCCTCTGGACTGGGGCGATGGTGGCAAGTACGGTGAGGAGTGGACAGCCATGCACCACCGATTTAGGAAGGGTATTCAGAAGCTGGTGGACTGGTACACTACGGCTGAGCGTCCCGCGGAGATGGTCACCAAGGTCGTCAAGACCTCCCAAAATGGTGACACCGAGTGTGCTATCGATGATGAGGAAGACGACGATGTAGAGCCGGTGGTCATCCTGGTATCTCACGGTGCCGGTTGCAACGCCTTGATCGGCGCCATTACGCACCAGCCGGTCCTGATGGACGTGGCGATGGCTTCTCTGACCGTGGCCGCCAGAAAGCCCGGTCGCGACTCGGAGCCCTCCGGCTTGGATACGCCCATGTCGGAACCTGACGTCGACCCAATGTCCGGCACGAAAGGAATCATCCCCGTCCATCATTATTACGATCTCAAACTATTTGCAAACACCGAGCATCTGCGCCAGCCTGTCTCGGCCACCCACAATCTATCCAGAGCTCCCTCGACAGCCTCAAATCACTCACAAAACGGACAGTCATACTCGCGAGGGCGCATCTCGACCGTAGGATCGACCACATATACGCCGACGCCGATCACATTCAACCCCGACTCGTTTGACTTTGGAAGTAGAAGCAACTCGGCAAACGCAAATCTGGGCAGCATGCGCCGTGTTTCGAATAACACTTACTCCCTCCCCAGGACGCCCGCGCTCAATACGACCGGGATCACGGTCGGCAGCGGCGCAACAAACTTTACGAAGCCATCACCGACCTTGTCCGTGGGGCTGTGGTCGCCAATCACACCAAAGAAGGAgacggaagaggaggaggacgaggaggacgacATCTTTCCGGACTTTGACCACCGGAAGAAGTTGGCCGCCCTTTCCAAGCCCGGCCAGGAGATCGTCAAGCCTCCGACTCCAGAGAGAAAGGAGCCGCAGCTGGGTGGCCCGGCAAAGGTCCCCCTCAGACTGCAAGAGATCTCTCGTCCTACTTCGAGCGACGGCACGGACGAGGAGAACAAGATTCCTCAGTTGGGGACATTTGCCAGCGGGGGTCTATGGGGAGCGCCGCGCCCTTTGGGGGAGACTGAAATTATGCGCGACATGACGACCTCGAAGCGGCGTTGGACCGTGAACGAGCGCGGTTGA
- a CDS encoding phosphotransferase enzyme family protein, whose protein sequence is MNHERYEERLNLVKSVIHNYGLEPVDITPIDYDETAPFAYNNYIYKITLSAPLTPSSIPHERRRPYTQPPPGQGTSTVVMRIANPKAEGVVQDNRVENEVAAIHLAREGLGSYKPEIAGLVPALYDWRPHRPSEITGTEAGVPGDGGSSSYGWSLMEFKKGVPLDTVFRDMNDGEKGDVLGQIADLVTGIQRVSLPMSVKSHGGLSIDEAGRIVGGAMTTVKGGPWERYSDFWKARLAIRLEDADASPALDGWRPNGVRERVDRFLESGLERYLDGSGVDVGKLALIHGDLTTNNTLYDTTTKKLTSILDFDFAFVSHPCHEFFTSLGDVGGNTGGGTGRDPDLSGCLLGKAMLTGDFDGIRRSLPQEALGQLTTARAWDDALRERDAVRPSEIRGMAALDGLRRLEALACPFALEHPVMLRRKTREEIEGMRAVAERELVRCLEGFGY, encoded by the exons ATGAACCACGAGCGATACGAAGAACGCCTAAACCTCGTCAAGAGCGTCATCCACAACTACGGCCTCGAA CCCGTCGACATCACCCCCATAGACTACGACGAAACAGCACCCTTCGCCTACAACAACTACATCTACAAAATCACTCTCTCCGCGCCCCTCACACCATCCTCCATCCCTCATGAACGCCGCCGCCCGTACACCCAGCCTCCCCCTGGGCAAGGCACTTCTACTGTGGTGATGCGCATCGCGAACCCGAAAGCAGAAGGCGTAGTCCAAGACAACCGCGTTGAGAACGAGGTCGCGGCGATTCACCTCGCGCGAGAGGGTTTGGGTTCGTATAAGCCTGAGATCGCGGGGCTCGTCCCGGCGTTGTATGATTGGAGACCCCATCGTCCTTCCGAGATCACGGGGACGGAGGCGGGGGTGCCGGGCGACGGTGGCAGCAGCAGTTACGGGTGGAGTCTGATGGAGTTCAAGAAGGGCGTGCCTCTCGATACCGTCTTCCGCGACATGAACGACGGAGAGAAGGGCGATGTGCTGGGCCAGATTGCGGATTTGGTTACGGGGATCCAGAGGGTTTCCTTGCCGATGAGTGTGAAGTCCCACGGGGGGCTGTCGATTGACGAAGCGGGAAGAATCGTGGGTGGTGCGATGACGACGGTTAAAGGCGGACCTTGGGAGCGATATAGCGATTTCTGGAAGGCGAGGTTGGCAATCCGGCTGGAGGATGCGGATGCGAGTCCGGCACTGGATGGGTGGAGGCCGAATGGTGTGCGGGAGCGTGTTGATCGGTTCTTGGAGTCTGGGCTGGAGAGGTATCTTGATGGGTCTGGAGTTGATGTTGGGAAGTTAGCTCTCATTCACggggatctta CTACGAACAATACCCTCTACGATACGACCACCAAGAAACTCACCTCCATCCTCGACTTCGACTTCGCCTTCGTCTCCCACCCCTGTCACGAATTCTTCACGTCGCTAGGCGACGTCGGCGGCAACACGGGCGGCGGCACGGGGCGGGATCCAGATCTCAGCGGGTGTCTGCTCGGTAAAGCGATGTTGACGGGCGACTTTGACGGGATCAGGAGGAGTCTACCGCAAGAGGCGTTGGGACAGCTCACGACGGCTCGAGCGTGGGATGATGCGTTGAGGGAGAGGGATGCGGTGCGGCCTAGTGAGATTAGGGGCATGGCTGCGCTGGATGGGTTGAGGAGGCTGGAGGCGCTGGCGTGTCCTTTTGCTTTGGAGCATCCTGTCATGTTGAGGCGGAAGACGAGGGAGGAGATTGAGGGGATGAGGGCGGTTGCAGAGAGGGAGCTTGTTAGGTGTCTTGAGGGGTTTGGGTATTAG
- a CDS encoding cation efflux family protein produces MTQGTLHRPFSSPIPADTDTDNDPSPGSQTDRRPTSTTRAAVNMASSYALPSSALPHAHHHHMHSHSHSPPSLHALKSTMSTGGLHSHSQSQDSTGSSHAHNHDHSHGHNGHAHGGHSHHRANSSQSSIPRERAAPRSLASMDGWKTDITPSGRQLLTPTNGSFSETFQPLDGAMTIDEHSHDHHDHDHSHSHDHAHGDCHGHDHHGHSHAHSHSHSHSHSHDHAKPSLFTRVLLKYTPAVPVLHTILVEKDSRRIFYFMTLNFGFMAVQAFYGYVTDSLGLLSDTIHMFFDCFALFVGLCAAVTSKWPQSQRFPFGLGKIETLSGFANGILLIVEIIVEAFERIWEGQELHRLRELLIVSFLGGVINLLGLWGFGHHHHGHDHGHGHSHSHDDHDHGHDHSHGKKHSHGHSHHNDNMEGIFLHVLADTMGSASVVLSTILTYYTGWTFWDPLASCAIAILIFLAAIPLIKSSARNLLLNIPDDIEYNLRNTLAGILQQKGVVNYSVPKFWMDHRSSEDSGDKLQGIVHVVAGRGASLDEVRDRVREYLLKNSMDIVVQVEREGDGSCWCGVGRSTGLATTPLKRAF; encoded by the exons ATGACTCAG GGGACACTACACAGGCCCTTTTCCTCGCCCATCCCCGCCGATACCGACACCGACAACGATCCCAGTCCCGGGTCCCAGACCGACCGACGACCGACCTCGACAACGCGCGCCGCGGTCAACATGGCCTCGTCCTACGCCTTGCCATCCTCCGCTCTACCGCACGCTCACCATCACCACATGCACTCTCACTCCCACTCGCCGCCGTCCCTTCACGCATTGAAGTCGACAATGTCCACCGGCGGGCTGCACTCCCACAGCCAGAGCCAAGACTCGACCGGCAGCAGCCACGCACATAACCACGATCATTCACACGGTCACAATGGCCACGCCCACGGCGGCCACTCACATCACCGAGCGAACTCGAGCCAGTCGTCCATTCCTCGAGAAAGAGCGGCGCCTCGCTCTCTCGCTTCAATGGACGGCTGGAAGACGGACATCACACCGAGCGGTCGTCAGTTGTTGACGCCTACAAATGGGTCCTTTTCGGAAACGTTCCAGCCTCTTGACGGCGCAATGACGATAGACGAGCATTCTCACGATCATCACGATCACGACCATTCACACTCGCACGACCACGCTCATGGCGATTGCCATGGCCACGACCATCACGGCCATTCACACGCCCACAGCCACAGCCACTCCCACTCCCACTCTCACGACCATGCGAAGCCGTCTCTGTTTACGAGGGTTCTCCTGAAATATACGCCGGCGGTTCCGGTCCTCCACACCATTCTCGTGGAGAAGGACTCGAGAAGAATCTTTTACTTCATGAC TCTCAACTTTGGCTTCATGGCCGTACAAGCGTTTTACGGCTACGTCACCGACTCGCTCGGTCTCCTCAGCGACACGATTCACATGTTTTTCGACTGCTTTGCCCTCTTTGTTGGTCTTTGCGCCGCAGTTACTAGCAAATGGCCTCAGAGCCAGCGATTTCCATTTGGGCTTGGAAAGATCGAGACGCTGAGTGGTTTCGCCAATGGCATTTTGCTGAT CGTTGAGATTATCGTGGAGGCGTTTGAGCGAATTTGGGAAGGTCAAGAACTTCACCGATTGCGGGAGCTTCTCATTGTTAGCTTCCTCGGCGGTGTCATCAACCTGCTGGGCCTTTGGGGCTTTGGACACCATCACCACGGCCACGACCATGGTCACGGCCACTCGCACTCACACGACGACCACGACCACGGGCATGATCATTCGCACGGAAAGAAGCATAGCCACGGGCACTCGCATCATAACGACAACATGGAGGGTATTTTTCTGCATGTTCTGGCCGATACGATGGGAAGCGCCTCCGTAGTGCTGTCGACAATCTTGACGTACTACACGGGGTGGACGTTTTGGGACCCCTTGGCCTCTTGCGCCATTGCGATCCTGATTTTCCTCGCGGCGATTCCGCTCATCAAGTCGTCCGCGCGCAACCTACTTCTCAATATCCCCGACGACATTGAGTACAACCTGCGTAATACGCTCGCGGGGATTTTGCAGCAAAAGGGTGTCGTCAACTACTCGGTGCCCAAGTTCTGGATGGACCACCGGAGCAGCGAGGACTCAGGGGACAAGCTGCAGGGCATCGTGCACGTCGTGGCGGGGAGAGGTGCGAGCCTGGACGAAGTACGGGATCGCGTGCGGGAATACCTCTTGAAGAACTCAATGGACATTGTAGTCCAGGTCGAAAGAGAAGGCGACGGCAGCTGCTGGTGCGGCGTTGGAAGGTCGACGGGATTGGCCACGACACCCCTCAAGAGGGCATTTTAG